In a single window of the bacterium genome:
- a CDS encoding Gfo/Idh/MocA family oxidoreductase, whose product MEKTNRIKIGLVGVGKLGAMHAASLAQNPQADLVGVFDSDVTRSRAIAEKHRCTAFASVDALLQEVEAVGVIVPTTLHAPVALQALSQRKPVFVEKPIAATVPEAEQLVAAAHKSKTPLQV is encoded by the coding sequence ATGGAGAAGACAAACAGAATCAAAATCGGATTGGTGGGCGTCGGCAAGCTGGGCGCCATGCATGCCGCCTCGCTGGCACAGAATCCACAGGCCGATCTGGTCGGTGTATTCGACAGCGATGTGACGCGCAGCCGTGCGATCGCAGAAAAACACCGCTGCACCGCCTTTGCATCGGTGGACGCCCTGTTGCAGGAGGTGGAGGCGGTGGGCGTCATCGTGCCCACCACGCTGCATGCCCCGGTGGCCCTGCAGGCGCTGTCCCAGCGCAAGCCGGTGTTCGTCGAAAAACCCATTGCCGCCACTGTGCCTGAAGCCGAACAGCTGGTGGCTGCGGCACACAAAAGCAAAACCCCGCTGCAGGTGG
- a CDS encoding methyltransferase has translation MTHRERVLCTLDHQQPDKMAIDFGAMRSTGINVIAYNRLRAHLGLPLSGTKLYDVFQQLAEPEPDILERFGADVVQLHRHSPSFGFSLDAWRPDTLSDGSPCLVPAGFHPVRNADGSLEVVVNGTVIARRPAGGYWYDSVYHPLADAQTLSDIDRHDFGVIGAEEQAYLRRESLRLYDDTDRAILGEFGGNLLECGQSDFGYGRFMEMLVTERELAEYYLDKLLESHLRNLQIYLECVQNRIQVIQLGDDLGTQEALQLSPKLYRELLKPRQEKMFHYIHEHSTIKVFLHSCGAIYDILGDLAEIGLDIINPVQISSPNMSPAKLKKEFGKKLVFWGGGCDTQHILPRASLEEIRKHVEENIAAFAPGGGYVFTQVHNIQQEIEPKRIIALYETAVRCR, from the coding sequence ATGACGCATCGTGAACGCGTTCTCTGCACGCTGGATCACCAGCAGCCGGATAAAATGGCCATTGACTTTGGCGCCATGCGTTCAACCGGCATCAATGTGATCGCCTACAACCGTCTACGCGCCCATTTGGGCCTGCCGCTCTCCGGCACAAAGCTCTACGACGTGTTCCAACAATTGGCGGAACCAGAGCCGGATATCCTCGAGCGTTTTGGTGCCGATGTCGTGCAACTGCACCGTCACTCGCCCTCCTTCGGCTTCTCGCTGGACGCCTGGCGGCCGGACACCCTGTCGGATGGATCCCCCTGCCTGGTTCCAGCGGGCTTTCATCCAGTGCGCAACGCCGATGGATCCCTAGAGGTGGTCGTCAATGGCACGGTGATCGCACGCCGTCCGGCCGGGGGCTATTGGTACGATTCGGTGTACCATCCACTGGCCGACGCGCAGACGCTGAGCGATATCGACCGGCATGATTTTGGCGTGATCGGTGCAGAGGAACAAGCCTACCTGCGGCGCGAATCTCTACGGCTTTACGACGACACCGACAGGGCCATCCTCGGGGAGTTCGGCGGCAATCTGCTCGAGTGCGGCCAGAGTGATTTCGGCTATGGTCGGTTCATGGAGATGCTGGTCACGGAACGCGAGCTGGCCGAGTACTATCTTGATAAACTACTTGAATCCCATTTGCGCAATCTGCAGATTTATCTCGAGTGCGTACAGAACCGCATTCAGGTGATTCAACTGGGCGACGATCTGGGAACGCAGGAAGCGCTGCAGCTGTCGCCCAAGCTGTATCGTGAGCTGCTTAAACCGCGACAGGAAAAAATGTTCCACTACATTCATGAACACAGCACCATCAAGGTGTTCCTGCACTCCTGCGGCGCGATCTATGATATCCTCGGCGACTTGGCGGAGATCGGTCTGGACATTATCAATCCGGTGCAGATCTCGTCGCCCAACATGTCGCCGGCGAAACTGAAAAAAGAGTTCGGTAAAAAATTGGTCTTTTGGGGCGGCGGCTGCGACACACAGCACATCCTGCCGCGCGCCAGCCTGGAAGAGATTCGCAAACACGTGGAAGAGAACATCGCCGCTTTCGCCCCCGGCGGCGGCTATGTTTTCACCCAAGTGCACAACATTCAGCAAGAGATCGAACCGAAGCGCATCATCGCGCTGTACGAGACCGCTGTACGTTGCCGCTGA
- a CDS encoding undecaprenyl-diphosphate phosphatase, translating to MDLIIKAVILGIIEGVTEFLPISSTGHLIIANHFIQFTGDLANLFDVVIQLGAILSVVIYFWRRLYPFSADKTPEEKTRTWTIWKLTLAATLPALFIGGLLGHKVEEMLFNPSVVAWALLIGGVLLWWLETGIRRPVIATVEEMPYQIAVAIGFIQCLAMIPGTSRSAASIIGAIVLGLSRPAAAEFSFYLAVPTLAAASAYSLLKTQVILGPAEWQMLAVGFVVSFLVAWLVIAMFMKFISRHNFKVFAYYRIVLALLLFYLTARGILG from the coding sequence ATGGATCTCATCATCAAAGCAGTGATTCTCGGCATTATTGAAGGCGTAACGGAATTTTTACCCATCAGCAGCACCGGCCATTTGATCATCGCCAATCATTTTATCCAATTCACCGGCGATCTGGCCAACCTGTTCGATGTGGTGATTCAATTGGGCGCCATTCTTTCCGTAGTGATCTATTTCTGGCGCCGACTCTACCCTTTCTCCGCGGATAAAACCCCGGAGGAAAAAACGCGCACCTGGACCATTTGGAAACTGACTCTGGCCGCCACCCTGCCGGCCCTGTTCATCGGCGGCCTTCTGGGCCACAAAGTTGAAGAGATGCTGTTCAATCCATCTGTGGTGGCCTGGGCGCTGCTCATCGGTGGGGTGCTCCTGTGGTGGTTGGAGACCGGCATCCGCCGGCCGGTCATCGCCACAGTGGAAGAGATGCCCTATCAGATCGCGGTGGCCATAGGTTTCATCCAATGTCTGGCAATGATACCCGGCACCTCACGCTCCGCCGCTTCCATCATAGGCGCCATTGTGCTGGGCTTATCGCGTCCAGCGGCGGCCGAGTTCTCCTTTTATCTCGCCGTGCCGACTCTGGCTGCCGCCTCGGCCTACTCTTTGCTCAAAACCCAGGTGATCCTCGGTCCGGCGGAATGGCAGATGCTGGCCGTCGGCTTTGTCGTCTCTTTTCTCGTCGCCTGGCTGGTGATCGCAATGTTTATGAAATTTATCAGCAGACATAATTTCAAAGTATTCGCCTACTATCGCATTGTCCTGGCGCTGTTGCTTTTTTATCTCACCGCCAGGGGGATATTGGGGTAA
- the rlmD gene encoding 23S rRNA (uracil(1939)-C(5))-methyltransferase RlmD, with protein MQDGTSSNPSPATPPAVKQRDLLTLDIDRLAYGGAGVARYQDLVIFVEQALPGQQVRVCISKKKKNFAEARLIAVLKPSPFQLQPVCRHFGPCGGCALQNLAYAAQVEEKARQVTESLKHLGGFTDVVLEPALGSPEQFFYRNKMEFSFSEHRYVPREELGHGLAREPGLFLGLHAKGFYNKVIDLQECHLLAPLSNDLLAAVRRFALASGERVFNTQTGAGLWRFLVIRHAKHTGEWLVNLVASEYNEKLAQQFRNEMVERFPQITSLLYSTTRSRAGVAFSEKEYLLHGRSFIRETIGPLCFNISGNSFFQTNSLQTERLYAVVKEWAAVQPHERVFDLYCGAGTISLTIAAQAKRVVGFESVAAAVADARRNALENHISNCDFVLGDLRDQLDDTAAITSAWGSADVMIIDPPRAGMHPKTVQAILRLQPKRIIHVSCNPASLARDLKLLCEGGYRLGRVKPVDMFPHTTHIEIVVELTRSKHQTD; from the coding sequence GTGCAAGACGGTACCTCAAGTAATCCATCGCCTGCAACGCCGCCCGCCGTCAAACAGCGCGACCTTCTTACTTTGGACATCGACCGGCTGGCCTATGGAGGCGCCGGAGTCGCTCGTTACCAGGATCTGGTGATTTTTGTCGAACAAGCACTGCCCGGACAGCAAGTGCGGGTCTGCATCAGCAAAAAGAAAAAAAATTTCGCTGAAGCACGGCTGATCGCTGTCCTAAAGCCCTCTCCCTTTCAGCTGCAGCCGGTCTGCCGCCACTTTGGGCCATGCGGCGGTTGCGCACTGCAAAACCTGGCCTATGCCGCACAGGTGGAGGAGAAAGCCAGACAGGTGACCGAGTCTTTAAAACACCTCGGCGGTTTCACCGACGTGGTTCTAGAGCCGGCCTTGGGGTCACCGGAGCAATTCTTTTACCGCAACAAGATGGAGTTTTCCTTTTCCGAACACCGATATGTGCCGCGTGAAGAACTTGGCCACGGTCTGGCGAGGGAGCCGGGCCTTTTTCTCGGCCTGCATGCAAAGGGCTTTTATAATAAAGTCATTGACCTCCAAGAATGCCATCTGCTGGCGCCGCTGAGCAATGATCTGCTGGCTGCGGTGCGCCGTTTCGCCCTGGCGAGCGGTGAGAGGGTGTTCAACACCCAGACCGGCGCCGGTCTGTGGCGTTTTCTGGTGATTCGCCATGCCAAACACACCGGGGAATGGCTGGTCAATCTCGTCGCTTCCGAATATAATGAAAAACTGGCGCAGCAGTTCAGAAACGAGATGGTGGAACGATTTCCCCAGATCACCAGTTTGCTCTACAGCACCACCCGCAGTCGCGCCGGAGTGGCTTTCAGCGAAAAAGAGTATCTGCTGCACGGACGTTCATTTATCCGCGAAACCATCGGACCGCTCTGCTTCAACATCTCCGGCAACTCTTTTTTTCAAACTAACAGTCTGCAGACCGAACGGCTGTATGCTGTGGTTAAAGAGTGGGCCGCTGTGCAGCCGCACGAGAGGGTTTTCGATCTATATTGCGGAGCCGGCACGATTTCGCTTACAATCGCTGCGCAGGCAAAACGGGTGGTCGGGTTCGAATCGGTTGCGGCCGCCGTAGCCGACGCCCGGCGCAATGCCCTGGAGAATCATATCAGCAACTGCGATTTCGTTCTCGGCGATCTGCGCGATCAGCTGGACGACACTGCGGCGATCACCAGCGCCTGGGGCTCGGCGGACGTCATGATCATCGATCCGCCGCGCGCCGGCATGCATCCCAAAACCGTTCAGGCTATTCTGCGGTTGCAGCCCAAACGGATCATACACGTTTCCTGCAACCCCGCCAGTCTAGCCAGGGATTTGAAATTGCTCTGCGAGGGCGGCTATCGCTTGGGCCGTGTGAAACCGGTGGACATGTTCCCGCACACCACGCATATTGAAATAGTGGTTGAATTGACCCGATCAAAGCATCAAACAGACTGA
- a CDS encoding C40 family peptidase → MAALLLVSCAYHPDSRYSDRPEATPSPLDPELVERFKAEIRRFWQAPYVWGGASPQGTDCSGLVYSLYRRAADQTIPRLTTDMYTEGLPVNWKNLHFADLVFFSMGAGRTPRHVGLYIDRGFFIHASVSNGVTLSHISDSPYMETYLGARRYLK, encoded by the coding sequence TTGGCGGCCCTCTTGCTGGTCTCCTGCGCCTATCATCCTGATAGCCGTTATTCAGATCGCCCAGAGGCGACGCCATCGCCGCTGGATCCCGAATTGGTCGAGCGATTCAAAGCGGAAATTCGCCGTTTCTGGCAAGCGCCATATGTCTGGGGCGGAGCCTCGCCGCAGGGCACCGATTGCTCTGGCTTGGTGTACAGCCTCTATCGTAGGGCGGCGGATCAAACCATACCACGCCTTACCACGGATATGTACACCGAGGGGCTGCCGGTCAACTGGAAAAATCTGCATTTCGCTGATCTGGTGTTTTTCAGCATGGGCGCGGGCCGCACGCCACGACATGTGGGTTTGTATATCGATCGCGGTTTTTTTATTCATGCCTCAGTTTCAAACGGCGTTACGCTTTCTCATATCAGCGATTCCCCATATATGGAGACCTACCTCGGTGCAAGACGGTACCTCAAGTAA